The proteins below are encoded in one region of Lactuca sativa cultivar Salinas chromosome 3, Lsat_Salinas_v11, whole genome shotgun sequence:
- the LOC111921641 gene encoding uncharacterized protein LOC111921641: MQSFHRKFHHPQYLLLRPSTTFLLPFTTNLRHPQSPRSTMSVSTSSLQENTEQLLKQVLTYHNQTKHSFTNYARGPRGLDWDNQPNPFRRYISAPLSPLLHPSNSDSSPLYDSLFNSLPPPKPISKTTISEFFYDSLALSAWKSTGFSTWSLRVNPSSGNLHPTEAYIISPPIESVSDSYFVAHYAPKEHSLEIRTQIPSEFFTNFFPNGSFLIGLSSIFWREAWKYGERAFRYCNHDVGHAIAAVSMAAAGQGWDVKLLDGLGHDELKKLMGLDVYPEFKIPSTTVKGKLNEIEFEHPDCLLLVFPNGIQEIDINYRDLSLAISKFSKLDWKGEPNSLSKEHICWDIIYRTSEAIKKPLTIEKNFIIESFQKSGNLSANSYNPLTLRELVRKRRSAVDMDGVTSIEKEKFYQILLHCLPSGFQEGQKRQLGLPYRAMDWDSEVHCVLFVHRVVGLAKGLYFLVRNEEHFDDLKKATRSDFKWEKPEGCPLELPLYELGRADCMKLSKHLSCHQDIASDGCFSLGMVAHLEPTLKNKGMWMYPRLFWETGVLGQVLYLEAHAIGISATGIGCFFDDPVHDVLGLTGSNYQSLYHFTVGGPVVDKRIMSLPAYPGPINDT, translated from the exons ATGCAATCCTTCCACCGTAAATTCCACCATCCCCAATATCTCCTCCTCCGTCCGTCCACCACCTTCCTCCTCCCTTTCACAACCAATCTCAGACACCCACAATCACCACGTTCCACCATGTCAGTTTCTACATCGTCCTTACAAGAAAACACAGAACAGTTGCTAAAACAAGTTCTAACTTATCACAACCAAACCAAACATTCGTTCACAAACTACGCCAGAGGTCCCCGTGGCCTTGATTGGGACAACCAACCAAACCCTTTCCGCCGCTACATCTCCGCCCCTCTCTCCCCTCTCCTCCACCCTTCTAATTCCGACAGTTCTCCTCTTTACGATTCCCTGTTCAATTCTCTGCCTCCTCCAAAACCCATCTCGAAAACCACTATTTCCGAGTTCTTTTACGATTCCCTCGCGTTATCAGCTTGGAAATCAACTGGGTTTTCCACATGGTCGCTTAGAGTTAACCCTAGCAGTGGCAATTTACACCCAACAGAAGCTTACATCATATCCCCACCAATTGAATCCGTTTCCGATTCTTATTTCGTAGCTCACTACGCCCCAAAAGAGCATTCGTTGGAGATCAGGACTCAAATTCCATCTGAATTTTTCACCAATTTCTTTCCAAACGGTTCCTTTCTTATCGGACTTTCTTCCATTTTCTGGCGGGAAGCTTGGAAGTACGGCGAAAGAGCTTTCAGGTACTGTAACCACGACGTTGGTCATGCCATTGCCGCCGTCTCAATGGCTGCCGCCGGTCAGGGGTGGGACGTGAAGTTGCTAGATGGATTGGGACATGACGAATTGAAGAAACTAATGGGGCTTGATGTTTATCCGGAGTTCAAAATTCCATCAACAACAGTGAAAGGTAAACTTAACGAAATTGAATTTGAACATCCTGATTGTTTGCTTCTTGTTTTTCCAAACGGAATTCAAGAAATCGATATAAATTATAGAGATTTAAGCTTGGCCATTTCAAAATTCTCCAAATTAGATTGGAAAGGAGAACCCAATTCACTTAGCAAAGAACATATATGTTGGGATATAATCTATAGAACATCGGAAGCCATAAAAAAACCATTAACTATAGAGAAAAACTTCATTATCGAATCATTTCAAAAGAGTGGAAATTTAAGTGCGAATTCATACAATCCCTTAACTTTAAGAGAACTTGTTAGGAAACGTAGGAGTGCAGTTGATATGGATGGAGTTACATcaatagaaaaagaaaaattCTATCAGATATTACTTCATTGTCTTCCTTCGGGTTTTCAAGAAGGGCAAAAACGTCAATTGGGATTACCATATCGAGCCATGGATTGGGACAGTGAAGTGCATTGTGTATTGTTTGTACATAGAGTTGTTGGTTTGGCAAAAGGGTTGTATTTTCTTGttagaaatgaagaacactttgaTGATCTTAAAAAGGCCACAAGATCTGATTTTAAGTGGGAAAAACCAGAAGGTTGTCCATTGGAGTTGCCTTTATATGAGCTTGGAAGAGCCGATTGCATGAAGCTTTCAAAACATCTTTCATGTCATCAG GATATAGCAAGTGATGGTTGTTTTAGTCTTGGTATGGTGGCACATCTTGAGCCGACTTTAAAGAACAAAGGCATGTGGATGTATCCACGTTTGTTTTGGGAAACAGGAGTTCTTGGTCAAGTCTTGTATCTTGAAGCACATGCGATTGGGATTTCTGCAACTGGCATTGGTTGCTTCTTTGATGATCCCG TGCACGATGTTCTTGGGTTAACGGGATCGAACTACCAAAGCCTTTATCATTTCACGGTTGGCGGTCCTGTTGTTGACAAGCGTATAATGAGCCTCCCCGCATATCCGGGCCCCATCAATGACACATAA